GCGGTCGGCGTTCTCGGGCAAGGCCTGCAGGTACTGCAGCCCCGCGATGAGCGCGGCCGCCTCTCGGGCCGAGAAGCGGGGGGCGTCGTCGATGCCGACATGCTGCGTGATGGCGATCTCGTCGTCGTCGAGGAAGGCGTCCCAGTCGATGTCGAAGAGGTCTTCGTGCTGGTAGGAGGCGGTGTCGCCGGGGATGCCGCTCATGGCGATGAGCGACACCGAGCTGCGCACCTCCTCGGCGGTCACCCCGAAGTGCGCGGCGGCCTCCCGCACGCTCACCCGGTCGTGCTCGAGCAGCCACGGGACGAGGGCGAGCAGGAAGGCGAGCTTGTCGCGCGCCTGGGGGGCGGGAACCGCCCGAGAGGGGACGCGATGCCGACGGTCAGCCATGATCGGCCACCGTCTGCCGCAGTCGGGCGATGACGGCCTCGCGCAGGGCGGGCGGGGACACCACGAGCACCTCGGGTCCGAACGCCGCAAGCTCGTCGGCGAGGATCGCGAGGTCCACGAAATGCACGCGCAGGATGCCGGGGGCCGTCTCCTCGGTGCCGCGGCGGTGCGCGAGTCGCACGGCCGCATCCGATCCGGCGCGCACCTCGATCTCGGCGACGCCGGCCTCCCAGATCGCCTCCAGCTCGGCGAGGGCGCGCGCCTTGTGGTCGCCGGGGCGCTCGGGCGCGGCTTTGCCCGCCGTGACCTTGCCGACGATCCGGCGCAGCAGGAAGGTCTTCTCGTCGCCCGTGGCGAGCTCTTCGGCGGCCAGGTGCCACCGCCCGTCGTACTGCACGAGGGCCAGCGGGATCACCTCGCGCTCGCGGGCGCGCGGCTCGCCCGGCTTGAGGTATCCGAAGCGCACGAGCTGCCGACGGTCGATCGCCTGGGTGAGCGGTTCGAACGCGGGGTCGCGCAGGCGCAGCCGGGGCGCGTAGCCGAGCACCGGCTCGTCGGCGGCGATGCCGAGCGCGCGCAGCTTGACGATCGCCCGCCGCGACTCGGCGTTGAGCGAACCCTCCCGCCAGGCCATCGCGGCGAGGTTGAGCAGCGCGATCTCCTCGCCCGTGAATCGCACGTCCTCGGGCAGGTCGTAGGCGCCCTTGGGGATGCGGTAGCGCAGGTTGTGGTTGTCGCCGGGCTCGCCGAGCGGCTCGATCGTCTCGAGCGGCACGCCGAGCTCGCGGATGTCGTCCTTGTCCCGCTCGAACTGCCGCTCGAGGTTCGCGTTGTCGCCGCCCGGCGTGTAGCGCTGGGCGTAGCCGCGCACGCTCGAGAGGATCTCGGCCTTCGTCAGCCCCGACTCGGTCGCCACGAGGGCGAGCACGAGGCTGAACAGCCGATCCTCGACGGGGACCGGCGCGGGTGCGGGTTCCGGGCTCGTCGTGGCCTACTTCGCGTCAGCGGTGCGCTGGATGCCGAGCACGTCGATGACGTAGATCAGGGTGTCGCCCGCCGTGGTTCCGCTCGGCCAGGCGCCTTCGCGGTAGGAGTCGTCGGGGGCCACGACCGCGAGCAGCTGCGAGCCGACCTTGGCGCCGACGAGCGCATCGAACACGCCCGGCGTTACCCCGGTCTGACCGCTCGGGTCGTTCACGACGGGAACCGTCTGCGGCACGCCGTCCCAGGTACTGCTCGTGCTGCGCAGCTGGTCGCCGTCCTTCGGCCACACCCAGATCGACACGTGCAGGACGGCGTAGTCGCCGTCGCCGAGAGCGGGGCCGCTGCCGGCCTTGATCGTCGCGATGCGGGTCGAGGACGGTGCGTCGCCCGCCGGGACCGTGATGCCGGGGGTGCCGTTGGGTGCCGTGACGACGTTGGGCATGCCGTCCTGCGGCAGCTGGTTGACGCCGTTCGCCTTGCCGAGGAAGGTGCCGACGATGTCGATCACGAAGACGATCGTGGCGTCCGGGTCGGAGACGCCGACCGAGCTCGTGTCGACGCCCGAGACGCCCATGGGCGACACGATCGAGATCCGGTCGCCGACGCGCGCGCAGGTGAGGGACTCGTAGAGGGCGCCCTCGTCGCCGGCGAGGCCGCGCACGGCGAGCTGGCTGGGGTCGTACTTGGTCTGCAGCAGCACCGTGCCGGAGGCGCCGTCGATGACGCTCGCCTCGAAGTCCACGACGCCGCGCTGCGGTGTCGGCTCGCCCGTACCCTCGGTGAGCACGGTGCGCTGGGGGGTCGTGACGGCGATCGGGGCGGGCACGTCGATCGTGGGCTTCGCGGATCCGACCTCGCCCGACGCCGAGATGAGGGCGGATGCGTCGCCGGGCGCCACCTGCGGGTCGCAATTCGACGCGCCGGGGGCCGAGCAGCCGACCAGTGCCGAGGCGAGCACCGTCACGAGGGCGACGGAACTGACGAGGGCGGGGATGCGGCGCACGGAGCCTTCTTTCCTGACGGGGGTGCGTGACCTGGCGCGGGCGCACCGAGCGCGCCACGATGCACGAGGCGAGTCGAGTCTACTGTTCCGCGGCGGGGGTTCCGGCCGTGCCGCCGGTGGTGCGCTCGGCGAGTTGCTGCGCGTCGCGCACCACCCGGCGGATGCGCTTGTCGGTCTTGTCGCGCACCCCGAGTGCGCCCGGCGTCCACAGCTCGACGTCCTCGTCGCCGTACTCGGTCTTGGAGGCCCGGCGCACCGGGCGCGGGAGCACGGCACCGGGGGCGAGTCGGCGTGCGGCGATGAGGAACGCCGTGTGGGCGACCATGCGGTGATCCGGGCGGACGGCGAGGCCCTCGACGTGCCAGCCGCGCACGAGCGTCTCGGTCGAGCTCGGCTCGGTGTACAGCCCCGTCTCGCGGATCGCCTCCGCGACCCGCGAAAGCTGGGTCGCCGTCGCGACGTAGCAGACCAGCACGCCGCCGGGCGCGAGCGCGTCGGAGACGGCGTCGAGGCATTCCCAGGGGGCGAGCATGTCGAGCACGACGCGGTCGACGGTGCCGGCGTCGACCGCGGTCGGCAGCACCTCGGCGAGGTCGCCGATGCCGATCGACCAGTTCGCGGGGGCACTCCCCCGGAACGCCGCGACGTTGTTGCGCGCGACCTCGGCGAACTCCTCACGGCGCTCGAACGACAGCAGACGTCCCTGGTCGCCGACGGCGCGCAGCAGCCACAGCGACAGCGCCCCCGAGCCGACGCCCGCCTCGACGACCGTCGCGCCGGGGAAGATGTCGGCGATCCCGAGGATCTGCGCCGCATCCTTCGGGTAGATGATCGCGGCGCCGCGCGGCATCGACATCACGAAATCGGACAGCAGCGGACGCAGCGCCAGGTAGGCGTCGCCGTTGCTGGCCTCCACGACCGAGCCGTCGGGCAGGCCGATGAGCGTGTCGTGGGCGAGCATGCCGCGATGGGTGTGGAAGACCTTGCCCGGCTCGAGCGTGATGGTGTGCAAGCGGTTCTTGGGGCCGGTCAGCTGGACGCGGTCGCCCGCGGCGAAGGCGCTCATCGCACCGCCCCGTCCGCGAGCCGGGTCGCGTGCGCGGCCGCGAGCGCGGCGAGGCCGACGCCGTCGAGTCCGTTCGGCAGCAGCGTGTAGGCCTCGTCGGCGGGGAGGGGCACGTGGAAGGGCACCGCGACGGTCGTCGTGCCCGCGGCGACCGCCGAGGCGACGCCGGGCTCGGAGTCCTCGATCGCGACACAGTCGGCCGCATCCACCCCGAGCAGCTCGGCGGCGCGCAGGTACGGCTCGGGGAACGGCTTCGGCTGCTCGACTTCGTCGCCCGCGACGATCGCGTCGAAGGCGGGGCCGCCGAGCTCGTGCTCGAGAGCCGCCTCGATGCGGTCGGCCATCCGCCGCACCGACATCGTGACGAGGGCGGTCGGGATGCCGGCGGCGCGCACCTCGGCGAGCAGTTCGCGCGCCCCCGGGCGCCACGGCACGTGCTCGGCGATCTGATCCATCACGCGGTCGGTGAGGATCGTGATGATCTCCTCCGCCGAGAGTCCCACACCGTGCGACTGCAGCACGGCCGCCGAGGCGTGCAGGCCGTTCCCGACGAGGCCGATCGCGTCGGCGTGCGTCCAGGTGCCGCCCCAGGAGGTGACGAGCTCGCCCTCGGCGCGCATCCAGTACGGCTCCGTGTCGACGAGGGTGCCGTCCATGTCCCAGAGCACGGCGGCGACTCGGGCGGGGCTCGGCTCAAGGATCGGCGTGCTCACGACGGGCAAGTCTACGGGCGCGGTCCTATCCTGAGGTGAGCGCCCGTGCGGGCGGAGAGGCGGAACGGTGACGGAAGGTTCGGACGACTGGGGCCACGGCGGCTCGACGCTCGTCGTCGCCTTCGAGGGCTGGAACGATGCGGGCGAGGCGGCGTCGAGCGCCGTGAGGGCGCTGCGTGACCAGCTCGAGCTCGCCCCCATGGTCGAGGTGGACCCCGAGGACTACTTCGACTACCAGTTCAACCGTCCCCTCATCGGCTTCGACGACAACGGCGAACGCCTCATCTCCTGGCCGAGCGTGACGCTGTCCGGCCCGGTCGATCGCGGTGCCGGCATCCACGTGCTGCTCGGCACCGAGCCGTCGCGCGGTTGGAAGACCTTCACCGAGGAGGTGCTCGACGCCATCTCGGTCGCCGGCATCGAGCGCATCGTGTTCATCGGCGCGATGCTCGCGGATGTGCCGCACACCCGGCCGATCTCGGTGTTCGCCTCGAGCGAGAACGTCTCGGTGCGCGAACGGTTCTCCCTCGAGCGCTCGAGCTACGAGGGCCCCGTCGGCATCATCTCGGTGCTCGCGGATGCGGCGGAGCGCTCCGGGATCCCGACGATCGCCGTCTGGGCGTCCGTGCCGCACTACGTGCACAACGCGCCGTCCCCCAAGGCGACCCTCGCGCTCATCGAGCAGCTCGAGGAGTTCATCGAGGTGCGCATCGAGCGCGGTTCGCTCGTGGAGGACGCCGAGGCCTGGGAGAAGGGCATCGACGCGCTCGCGAGCGACGACGACGACATGTCGGCCTACATCGAGCAGCTCGAGCAGGCGCGCGACACGGTCGACTCCCCCGAGGCCTCCGGCGACGCGATCGCCGAGGAGTTCGAGCGCTACCTGCGCAAGCGCGACGGGGACCAGCCCCCCGCGCCGTAGGGGATGGTTTCGATACGCCCGCTTCGCGGCGTATCGGAACCGGCTACGGCTGCAGCACGTCCGTCGACAGCAGCACGATGAGCACCCCGCCGAGCAGCAGGCGGTAGATCACGAACGGCAGGAACGACCGCTTCGAGATGTACCGCATGAGGAACGCGATCACGGCCCAGCCCACCCCGAAGGCGACGATCGTGGCGACCGCGGTCGGCAGCGCACCGTAGGCGTTCTCGGCCGGGTCGCGGAACGAGGTGACGAGCTCGTAGAGGCCGCTGCCGAACACGGCGGGCACCGCGAGCAGGAACGAGTACCGGGCGGCCGCGGGCCGCGTGTACCCGAGGGCGAGCCCCGCGCTCGTGGAGGCGCCCGAACGGCTCACCCCGGGGATGAGGGCGAGCATCTGCGCGATGCCGATCAGGATGCCGTCGCGGTAGGAGAGCTCGGTGAGCTCTTTGCTGCGGCGGCCCAGCCAGTCGGCGAGGCCCAGCAGGATGCCGAACACGATGAGCACGATCGCCACGATCCACAGCGAGCGGAAGGTGCTGCGGATCGAGTCCTGCAGGAAGTAGCCCGCGAGCACGATCGGGATGGTTCCGATGATGATGAGCCACCCCATCCGCACATCCGCGTCGCCCTTCTGGATGCCGGCCGAGTGGGTGCCGCCCTTCGCGCCGAAGGAGCGGAACCACTTGCCGATGATGCGGGTGATGTCCTTCCAGAAGTAGATGAGCACCGCGGTCTCGGTGCCGAGCTGGGTGATGGCGGTGAAGGTCGCGCCGGGGTCCCCCCAGCCGGCCACGTCGCCGAGGATGCGCAGGTGCGCGCTCGAGGAGATCGGGAGGAACTCGGTGAGGCCCTGCACGAGGCCGAGGATGATCGCTTGGAGGAAGTCCACGGGGTCCGATTCTGTCAGCGCGGGCGGGGGTCAGGCGTCGAGGAGCAGCTCGGTGAGCACGGCGCGTCCGAAGGCGAGGGCGTCGAGCGGGACCCGCTCGTCGACGCCGTGGAACATCGCCGGGAAGTCGAGTCCCGGGCCGAGGCGCAGCGGGGCGAAGCCGTAGCCGGTGATGCCGAGCACGCTGAGCGCCTTGTTGTCGGTGCCGCCCGAGAGCAGGTAGGGCAGCACGGCCGCCCCGGGGTCGTGGCGCTGCAGCGCGCCCACCATGCGCTCCACAAGGGCACCCGAGAACGGGTTCTCGAGGCCCACATCGTGGTGCACGACCTCGATCTCGATCTCCGGGCCGACGAGCTCGCGCAGCTGCTCGAGCACGGCCTCCTCCTGGCCGGCGAAGGGGCGCACGTCCACGAGCGCCTCGGCACGATCCGGGATGACGTTGTGCTTGTAGCCGGCCTCGAGCACCGTCGGGTTGGAGGTGGTGCGCACGGTCGAGCGCAGGAAGCCCGCGGCGACGCCGGTGCGCTCGATGAGGTCCACCGCATCCTCCCCGGGGGCGGCGTCGAGCAGGCGGCGCACCTCGGCGAGCATGGCCGTGGTGGTCGGGCCGAACTGCACGGGCCACTCGTGGCGCCCGACGCGGGCGATCGCCTCGGCGAGCTTCGTGACGGCGTTGTCGTGGATGACGCGCGAGCCGTGCGCCGCGACCCCGCGGGCGACGAGGCGGATCCAGACGAGCGCCTTCTCCCCCGTCTGCAGCAGGTAGGCGCGCTTCCCGGCGAGCTCGATC
The Protaetiibacter larvae DNA segment above includes these coding regions:
- a CDS encoding helix-turn-helix transcriptional regulator: MLALVATESGLTKAEILSSVRGYAQRYTPGGDNANLERQFERDKDDIRELGVPLETIEPLGEPGDNHNLRYRIPKGAYDLPEDVRFTGEEIALLNLAAMAWREGSLNAESRRAIVKLRALGIAADEPVLGYAPRLRLRDPAFEPLTQAIDRRQLVRFGYLKPGEPRAREREVIPLALVQYDGRWHLAAEELATGDEKTFLLRRIVGKVTAGKAAPERPGDHKARALAELEAIWEAGVAEIEVRAGSDAAVRLAHRRGTEETAPGILRVHFVDLAILADELAAFGPEVLVVSPPALREAVIARLRQTVADHG
- a CDS encoding FKBP-type peptidyl-prolyl cis-trans isomerase produces the protein MRRIPALVSSVALVTVLASALVGCSAPGASNCDPQVAPGDASALISASGEVGSAKPTIDVPAPIAVTTPQRTVLTEGTGEPTPQRGVVDFEASVIDGASGTVLLQTKYDPSQLAVRGLAGDEGALYESLTCARVGDRISIVSPMGVSGVDTSSVGVSDPDATIVFVIDIVGTFLGKANGVNQLPQDGMPNVVTAPNGTPGITVPAGDAPSSTRIATIKAGSGPALGDGDYAVLHVSIWVWPKDGDQLRSTSSTWDGVPQTVPVVNDPSGQTGVTPGVFDALVGAKVGSQLLAVVAPDDSYREGAWPSGTTAGDTLIYVIDVLGIQRTADAK
- a CDS encoding tRNA (adenine-N1)-methyltransferase is translated as MSAFAAGDRVQLTGPKNRLHTITLEPGKVFHTHRGMLAHDTLIGLPDGSVVEASNGDAYLALRPLLSDFVMSMPRGAAIIYPKDAAQILGIADIFPGATVVEAGVGSGALSLWLLRAVGDQGRLLSFERREEFAEVARNNVAAFRGSAPANWSIGIGDLAEVLPTAVDAGTVDRVVLDMLAPWECLDAVSDALAPGGVLVCYVATATQLSRVAEAIRETGLYTEPSSTETLVRGWHVEGLAVRPDHRMVAHTAFLIAARRLAPGAVLPRPVRRASKTEYGDEDVELWTPGALGVRDKTDKRIRRVVRDAQQLAERTTGGTAGTPAAEQ
- a CDS encoding HAD family hydrolase, with protein sequence MSTPILEPSPARVAAVLWDMDGTLVDTEPYWMRAEGELVTSWGGTWTHADAIGLVGNGLHASAAVLQSHGVGLSAEEIITILTDRVMDQIAEHVPWRPGARELLAEVRAAGIPTALVTMSVRRMADRIEAALEHELGGPAFDAIVAGDEVEQPKPFPEPYLRAAELLGVDAADCVAIEDSEPGVASAVAAGTTTVAVPFHVPLPADEAYTLLPNGLDGVGLAALAAAHATRLADGAVR
- a CDS encoding proteasome assembly chaperone family protein translates to MTEGSDDWGHGGSTLVVAFEGWNDAGEAASSAVRALRDQLELAPMVEVDPEDYFDYQFNRPLIGFDDNGERLISWPSVTLSGPVDRGAGIHVLLGTEPSRGWKTFTEEVLDAISVAGIERIVFIGAMLADVPHTRPISVFASSENVSVRERFSLERSSYEGPVGIISVLADAAERSGIPTIAVWASVPHYVHNAPSPKATLALIEQLEEFIEVRIERGSLVEDAEAWEKGIDALASDDDDMSAYIEQLEQARDTVDSPEASGDAIAEEFERYLRKRDGDQPPAP
- a CDS encoding undecaprenyl-diphosphate phosphatase, translating into MDFLQAIILGLVQGLTEFLPISSSAHLRILGDVAGWGDPGATFTAITQLGTETAVLIYFWKDITRIIGKWFRSFGAKGGTHSAGIQKGDADVRMGWLIIIGTIPIVLAGYFLQDSIRSTFRSLWIVAIVLIVFGILLGLADWLGRRSKELTELSYRDGILIGIAQMLALIPGVSRSGASTSAGLALGYTRPAAARYSFLLAVPAVFGSGLYELVTSFRDPAENAYGALPTAVATIVAFGVGWAVIAFLMRYISKRSFLPFVIYRLLLGGVLIVLLSTDVLQP
- a CDS encoding M20/M25/M40 family metallo-hydrolase encodes the protein MDGALEDTARIARDLIRFDTTNWGAGRATGETEAAEYVEAELRSLGLDPVLIDAAPRRTSVVARVEGADPSRPALVVHGHLDVVPADPANWSVDPFGGEIRDGMLWGRGAVDMKDMDAMILTSLGDILRSGRRPARDLVVAFFSDEENGGVYGSHHLVAHHPELFAGATEAISEVGGYSIELAGKRAYLLQTGEKALVWIRLVARGVAAHGSRVIHDNAVTKLAEAIARVGRHEWPVQFGPTTTAMLAEVRRLLDAAPGEDAVDLIERTGVAAGFLRSTVRTTSNPTVLEAGYKHNVIPDRAEALVDVRPFAGQEEAVLEQLRELVGPEIEIEVVHHDVGLENPFSGALVERMVGALQRHDPGAAVLPYLLSGGTDNKALSVLGITGYGFAPLRLGPGLDFPAMFHGVDERVPLDALAFGRAVLTELLLDA